A stretch of Acidimicrobiales bacterium DNA encodes these proteins:
- a CDS encoding helix-turn-helix domain-containing protein, with amino-acid sequence MRADARRNRERLLAAAVELALEIGGEPSRDAIAQRAGVGIGTLYRHFPDQQALLRAVVVDVLDRTITAGEVALAEAAGDGTALRRYLHAAIDNGVGVVNIIHPLLDDTDWPDLTERAAKMTRRLLHHAREASTVGPAFTEADITYTSIRFARPLAIGLDSDTESKLAHRQLDLYLDGAEAAATSTTHSG; translated from the coding sequence ATGCGGGCTGATGCGCGTCGAAACCGCGAACGGCTGCTGGCGGCGGCCGTCGAGTTGGCCTTGGAGATCGGTGGCGAGCCGTCGCGTGATGCGATCGCGCAGCGGGCTGGGGTCGGGATCGGCACCCTCTATCGTCACTTCCCCGATCAACAGGCCCTGTTGCGCGCGGTCGTGGTCGACGTGCTCGACCGCACCATCACGGCCGGCGAGGTCGCCCTCGCCGAGGCGGCGGGTGACGGCACAGCGTTGCGTCGCTATCTGCATGCGGCGATCGACAACGGGGTCGGGGTCGTCAACATCATCCACCCGTTGCTCGACGACACCGACTGGCCCGACCTGACCGAACGTGCCGCCAAGATGACCCGACGACTCCTCCACCACGCACGCGAGGCGTCGACCGTCGGCCCGGCCTTCACCGAAGCGGACATCACCTACACGTCGATCCGGTTCGCCCGACCGTTAGCGATCGGACTCGACTCGGACACCGAGTCGAAGCTGGCGCACCGCCAACTCGACCTCTACCTCGACGGCGCCGAAGCAGCCGCTACGTCGACGACCCATTCAGGGTGA
- the arr gene encoding NAD(+)--rifampin ADP-ribosyltransferase, which translates to MNEGVSQPDSADEWVPVTFDHYEHVKGPFFHGTKHHFAPGDLLVAGRQSNYQHGRISNNVYFAALIEPAIWGAELAVAQAADDEDARAHIYVVEPTGPYEDDPNLTNKKFPGNVTQSYRTRHPLRVVREVTDWEPHPPDVLQQMLDGLADLRARGLDVIED; encoded by the coding sequence ATGAACGAGGGTGTCAGTCAGCCAGACTCCGCCGATGAGTGGGTGCCGGTGACGTTCGATCACTACGAGCACGTCAAGGGTCCGTTCTTCCACGGCACCAAGCACCACTTCGCGCCCGGTGACCTCCTCGTTGCCGGTCGCCAGTCGAACTATCAGCACGGGCGGATCTCGAACAACGTCTACTTCGCTGCTCTCATCGAGCCGGCGATCTGGGGAGCCGAACTCGCTGTCGCCCAGGCCGCCGATGATGAAGACGCCCGCGCGCACATCTATGTGGTTGAGCCGACCGGACCGTACGAGGACGACCCGAACCTGACGAACAAGAAGTTCCCGGGCAACGTCACCCAGTCCTACCGGACCCGTCACCCGCTGCGCGTCGTGCGCGAAGTCACCGACTGGGAACCACACCCACCCGACGTACTGCAACAGATGCTCGACGGGCTCGCCGACCTGCGAGCCCGAGGCCTCGACGTGATCGAAGACTGA